A stretch of the Fusarium musae strain F31 chromosome 2, whole genome shotgun sequence genome encodes the following:
- the TIF1 gene encoding translation initiation factor eIF4A (EggNog:ENOG41): protein MADKGLEDVPEGQIESNYDETVDSFDDMNLKSELLRGVYAYGFERPSAIQQRAIMPVIKGHDVIAQAQSGTGKTATFSISVLQKIDTNVKQCQALILAPTRELAQQIQKVVVAIGDFMQIECHACIGGTSVREDMKALQDGPQVVVGTPGRVQDMIQRRFLKTDSMKMFVLDEADEMLSRGFTEQIYDIFQLLPQSTQVVLLSATMPQDVLEVTTKFMRDPVRILVKKDELTLEGIKQFYIAVEKEEWKLDTLSDLYETVTITQAVIFCNTRRKVDWLTDKLTARDFTVSAMHGDMDQAQRDLIMKEFRSGSSRVLIATDLLARGIDVQQVSLVINYDLPANRENYIHRIGRGGRFGRKGVAINFVTAEDVRMMREIEQFYSTQIEEMPMNVADLI from the exons ATGGCTgacaagggtcttgaggatgTCCCCGAGG GACAGATCGAGTCCAACTACGATGAGACCGTCGACTCCTTCGATGACATGAACCTCAAGTCTGAGCTCCTCCGAGGTG TCTATGCCTACGGTTTCGAGCGTCCTTCTGCTATCCAGCAGCGTGCTATCATGCCCGTTATCAAGGGTCACGATGTCATCGCTCAGGCCCAGTCCGGTACTGGAAAGACCGCCaccttctccatctctgTTCTCCAGAAGATCGACACCAATGTTAAGCAGTGCCAGGCTCTGATCCTTGCTCCTACCCGTGAGCTTGCTCAGCAGATCCAGAAGGTCGTTGTTGCCATCGGAGATTTCATGCAAATCGAGTGCCACGCTTGTATCGGTGGTACCAGTGTCCGTGAGGATATGAAGGCCCTTCAGGACGGCCCTCAGGTTGTTGTCGGCACTCCCGGTCGTGTTCAGGACATGATCCAGCGCCGTTTCCTCAAGACCGACAGCATGAAGATGTTCGTTCTCGACGAGGCTGATGAAATGCTTTCT CGCGGTTTCACCGAGCAGATCTACGATATCTTTCAGCTTCTCCCCCAGTCCACCCAAGTTGTCCTTCTCTCTGCTACCATGCCCCAGGACGTTCTTGAGGTCACTACAAAGTTCATGCGTGACCCCGTCCGCAtcttggtcaagaaggaCGAGCTTACCCTGGAGGGTATCAAGCAGTTCTATATTGCCGTTGAAAAGGAGGAGTGGAAGTTGGACACCCTCTCCGATTTGTACGAGACTGTCACCATTACCCAAGCTGTTATTTTCTGCAACACCCGCAGAAAGGTTGACTGGCTCACCGACAAGCTCACTGCTCGCGATTTCACCGTCTCCGCCATGCATGGTGACATGGACCAGGCTCAGCGTGACCTGATCATGAAGGAGTTCCGATCTGGCTCTTCTCGTGTCCTGATCGCCACTGATCTCTTGGCccgtggtatcgatgtccAACAGGTTTCCCTGGTCATCAACTATGATCTCCCTGCCAACCGTGAGAACTACATTCACCGAATTGGTCGTGGTGGTCGTTTCGGCCGAAAGGGAGTTGCCATCAACTTCGTCACCGCTGAGGACGTCCGCATGATGCGCGAGATTGAGCAGTTCTACAGCACCCAGATTGAGGAGATGCCCATGAACGTTGCCGACCTCATCTAA